A region of the Serinicoccus profundi genome:
GCACGTGGCCGAGTCGCACCGAGCCGCCGAGCTGCGTTGGTGGCCGCTGGATGAGCTGCCCGACGCCGTGGTCCCGCACGAACGTCTCGCCCTCGACGCGCTGCGGGAGGGAAGACGGGGCTCGTTGCTGCTCCACGGCTTCCGCCAGTCGTTGACCCTGGTGGCCGCGGTCGGTCGCAACGGCGTCATCGGCGACGGGTCGTCGATGCCGTGGCACCTCCCCACTGATCTGAGGTTCTTCAAGCAGACCACGATGGGCGGAGTCCTGCTCATGGGTCGAGGCACCTGGGACTCCATCGGCCGCGCGCTGCCGGGCCGACGCACGATCGTGGTCACCCGGCAACGCGACTGGTCCGCACCGGGCGCCGAGGTGGCTCATTCGCTCGCGGAGGCCCTGCTCATGGCCGGGGACAGCGAGGTCTTCGTCGTCGGTGGCGGTGAGATCTATGCCCAGACCATCGATCATGCCCAACGGTTGATCCTCACCGAGGTCGACCTCGAGCCGGAAGGCCGCACCCGCTTCCCCCCTGTCGACCCCTCGGCGTGGCGCGTCGTCTCTCGCCAGCCCGGCTCCGGAGACGACGCCGTGGTCGCGTGGGTCACCTGGGAACGCCTCGACCGCCCCGGCGCGACATCGGCCTGACAGCGCAGCCTCCGGGCCAGGACATCGAGTCACAGCCGGCAAGTCCGGCTCGATCGCAGCCCCATCACCCGGCCCTCCCGGGTCGGGTGCGGGGCAGGATCATCGCAGCTTCCACCGCACACCGGTGGCGTCGACCTGGGCCGTGGCGTCGTGCTGGTGGACCCACGTGTGGTACCTGGGACACAGCAAGGCGTAGTTGGCGAGGTCCGATCGTCCGCCCCTGGCCCAGTGGACGACATGATGCGCATCGCACCAGGACGCCGGCACGTGGCACCCCGGGAACGTGCACCCCTGATCTCGGTGAGCGAGGGCTCGTCGCTGCCCCGGGGTGACCAGTCGGCGGGCGCACCCGAGGTCGAGGATCTCGCCCTTCTCGCCGAGCACGGCCGGGATGAGGTCGGCCTCGCACGCGAGCTGGCGCACCTGACCGGCGCTCAGGGTGCCGTCGTGCACGGTGACCCCCGCTCCACGTAGGGCACCGGTGAGCTCGTCGAGTGCCATGGTCACCATGACCTGCGCCTTGGGCGTGGTCGGTTGACCCTCACTGCCGGCCACCCCTCGACGGAGGACCGTCATGAAGGCGTCATATCGGCGCTGCCCCGGCGTGCGCGTGTCCAGCATCGCGGTCATCCCTGGTGCAGTCGTCGCCGTCACCCCTTGTGCAGTCGTCGCTGACGTCCCTGGCGCAGTCGTCGCCGTCGTCGCCGTTGCCGTCGAAACTGTCGTCGACGTGGTCGCGGTCGGGGCGCCGCCGTCACCCGTGGCCGTGACCGGCGCTGCCAACGGCGAGCGGAGGATGGCCTGGATCGTCGCGACGTCGGCGTCATCGCCGACCGTGAGCACGAAGCGACGCACCGACCCGTCGGCGAGCGAGGACTCGTGCAGGTCGCGCAGCTCGTGTCGAGCCTTCTCCCGGGCGACCTGCTCGCGCTCGGACAGGCAGGACGCCACGAGCTTCGAGGTGATCCTGGTCAGAGCCTTGTCGTCGAAGCGGTCATCACCGGCCG
Encoded here:
- a CDS encoding dihydrofolate reductase, with product MSAGPAGAPAPDREDRHPDSRLVPATYVVLQREGGSGTEVLLQLRQGTPYMDGWWACGAAGHVEPGESFLQAGVREASEEMGITLAESELSYLATVHRTCALPDPVEQRVDVFVTATTWTGEPHVAESHRAAELRWWPLDELPDAVVPHERLALDALREGRRGSLLLHGFRQSLTLVAAVGRNGVIGDGSSMPWHLPTDLRFFKQTTMGGVLLMGRGTWDSIGRALPGRRTIVVTRQRDWSAPGAEVAHSLAEALLMAGDSEVFVVGGGEIYAQTIDHAQRLILTEVDLEPEGRTRFPPVDPSAWRVVSRQPGSGDDAVVAWVTWERLDRPGATSA
- a CDS encoding HNH endonuclease signature motif containing protein, which gives rise to MHEQELSQVLSGLDTALARIQSLLVTVAREAITRGLHVGSGFSVIDWVRSQCPGLSTREAAEVATVARAGQEQVHQPLLDAVERGSVTVSRAASVLRALGRIRPAVGESEYAEATELLAAAAGDDRFDDKALTRITSKLVASCLSEREQVAREKARHELRDLHESSLADGSVRRFVLTVGDDADVATIQAILRSPLAAPVTATGDGGAPTATTSTTVSTATATTATTAPGTSATTAQGVTATTAPGMTAMLDTRTPGQRRYDAFMTVLRRGVAGSEGQPTTPKAQVMVTMALDELTGALRGAGVTVHDGTLSAGQVRQLACEADLIPAVLGEKGEILDLGCARRLVTPGQRRALAHRDQGCTFPGCHVPASWCDAHHVVHWARGGRSDLANYALLCPRYHTWVHQHDATAQVDATGVRWKLR